In Garra rufa chromosome 15, GarRuf1.0, whole genome shotgun sequence, a single genomic region encodes these proteins:
- the actr8 gene encoding actin-related protein 8, with protein MTQTDRDAENGRDREKDKEKEQRGVKRPIVPAAVPEPIQEQIQANFIVVIHPGSKTLRMGRATDTLPITVPHVIARRHKQPGQPRYEDQCLLREGLNSADSNEQRQNGLKMVDQVIWSKKMSNGVRRTPVSAEQARLYNRQIRPAVLDPNSKVNWTNTSQKPEYLVGEEALYVTPTDCYSIHWPICRGHLNIHSGPGGSLTAALVDLETIWSHAIQKLLEIPLKDLKYYRCILLVPDIYNRQHVKEVVNMLLVKMGFSAVVVHQESVCATFGSGLSSACVVDVGDQKTSVCCVEDGVSHRSSRLCLAYGGSDVTRCFYWLMQRAGFPYRECQLGNKLDCVLLQQLKESFCHLDQDISGLQDHEFRTCFPDSPVLLYQLRLGDEKLQAPMTLFYPAAFGIVGQKMTSLLHRSQGDAEDPHDEHFLLTTQSKQDQSSKATTDRKLFPKSAGFEGESNMCDPSEKGNLTQELELGHAQAECLVGGADAEETSSALLSRKTAMTQFEGKALGVDKAILHSIDSCSSDETKRKMYSCILVVGGGLLFHGAQEFLQHRILNKMPPSFRCMVENVDVITRPKDMDPRVIAWKGGAVLACLDTTQELWIHQREWQRFGVRMLRERAAFVW; from the exons ATGACACAAACAGACAGAGATGCGGAGAATGGAAGAGACAGAGAGAAGGACAAAGAGAAAGAGCAACGCGGAGTGAAGAGACCCATAGTGCCCGCTGCTGTACCTGAGCCCATACAGGAG CAAATTCAAGCCAACTTCATTGTCGTGATTCATCCTGGATCAAAAACTCTGCGGATGGGTCGGGCTACAGACACCTTACCCATAACTGTTCCTCATGTCATCGCCCGTAGACACAAACAGCCTGGACAGCCCCGCTACGAGGACCAGTGCCTCTTACGGGAAGGACTAAAT TCCGCAGACAGTAATGAACAGAGACAGAATGGGCTAAAAATGGTCGACCAGGTGATCTGGTCCAAGAAAATGTCCAATGGTGTGAGAAGAACCCCAGTGTCTGCAGAACAG GCCAGATTATACAACAGACAGATACGGCCTGCTGTTCTAGACCCAAACTCTAAAGTGAACTGGACAAATACATCACAGAAGCCTGAATATCTGGTAGGAGAAGAG GCGTTGTATGTGACCCCTACAGACTGCTACAGCATCCACTGGCCCATCTGCAGGGGACATCTAAACATCCACAGCGGGCCAGGTGGCTCTCTCACCGCTGCGCTTGTGGACCTAGAGACCATCTGGTCTCATGCTATACAGAAACTTCTGGAAATCCCGCTGAAGGATCTGAAG tattacagATGCATCCTTCTGGTCCCAGACATCTATAACAGGCAGCACGTGAAGGAAGTTGTCAATATGCTGCTGGTTAAAATGGGCTTCTCAG CTGTTGTTGTGCATCAGGAGTCTGTGTGTGCGACCTTTGGCAGCGGCCTGAGCAGTGCGTGTGTGGTGGATGTTGGAGACCAGAAGACCAGCGTGTGCTGTGTTGAGGATGGCGTGTCCCACCGCAGCTCCAG gTTGTGTCTTGCGTACGGAGGCTCGGATGTGACGCGATGTTTTTACTGGCTCATGCAGAGAGCTGGATTCCCCTATAGAGAATGTCAACTCGGCAACAAACTGGACTGTGTCTTACTGCAGCAGCTCAAAGAGTCATTTTGCCATCTGGATCAG GACATTTCTGGGCTGCAAGATCACGAGTTTCGCACGTGTTTCCCTGATTCCCCAGTGCTGCTGTATCAGTTACGCTTAGGAGATGAGAAACTCCAG GCTCCCATGACGTTATTCTACCCTGCTGCTTTTGGAATTGTGGGGCAGAAGATGACATCTCTACTGCATCGTTCACAAGGAGACGCTGAGGATCCACATGATGAACACTTCCTCCTGACCACACAGAGCAAACAAGACCAG tcTTCTAAAGCCACAACAGACCGCAAATTATTCCCTAAGTCTGCTGGATTTGAGGGGGAATCCAACATGTGTGACCCATCAGAGAAGGGAAATCTTACTCAGGAATTGGAGCTGGGCCACGCTCAAGCCGAGTGCCTCGTCGGTGGGGCAGATGCAGAAGAAACATCGTCAGCTCTGTTGTCCAGGAAGACAGCCATGACTCAGTTTGAGGGAAAAGCACTTGGCGTGGATAAAGCCATCTTACACAGCATTGACTCCTGCT CCTCAGATGAAACAAAACGAAAAATGTACAGCTGTATTCTGGTAGTTGGCGGTGGGCTGCTGTTTCATGGAGCGCAAGAGTTTCTGCAGCATCGCATCCTCAATAAGATGCCTCCATCTTTCCGTTGTATGGTGGAGAACGTTGATGTCATCACGCGACCAAAG GACATGGATCCTCGTGTGATAGCGTGGAAAGGTGGAGCCGTGCTGGCGTGTTTGGACACCACACAGGAGCTCTGGATTCACCAGCGAGAATGGCAGCGCTTTGGTGTCCGTATGCTCCGAGAGCGGGCCGCCTTTGTCTGGTGA